Proteins from a single region of Symphalangus syndactylus isolate Jambi chromosome 12, NHGRI_mSymSyn1-v2.1_pri, whole genome shotgun sequence:
- the CSF3R gene encoding granulocyte colony-stimulating factor receptor, translating into MARLGTCSLTWAALIILLLPRSLEECGHISVSAPIVHLGDPITASCIIKQNCSHLDPEPQILWRLGAELQPGGRQQRLSDGTQESTITLPHFNHTQAFLSCCLNWGNSLQILDRVELRAGYPPAVPHNLSCLMNLTTSSLICQWEPGPETHLPTSFTLKSFKSRGNCQTQGDAILDCVPKDGQSHCSIPRRHLLLYQNMGIWVQAENALGTSMSPQLCLDPMDVVKLEPPVLRTMDPSPEAAPPEAGCLQLCWEPWQPGLHINQKCELRHKPQRGEASWALVGPLPLEALRYELCGLLPATAYTLQIRCIRWPLPGHWSDWSPSLELRTTERAPIVRLDAWWRQRQLDPRTVQLFWKPVPLEEDSGQIQGYVVYWRPSGQAGAILPLCNTTELSCTFHLPSEAQEVALVAYNSAGTSCPTPVVFSESRGPALTRLHAMARDPHSLWVGWEPPSPWPQGYVIEWGLGPPSVSNSNKTWRMEENGSATGFLLKENIRPFQLYEITVTPLYQDTMGPSQHVYAYSQEMAPSHAPELHLKHIGKTWAQLEWVPEPPELGKSPLTHYTIFWTNAQNQSFSAILNASSRGFVLHGLEPTSLYHIHLMAASQAGATNSTVLTLMTLTPEGSELHILLGLFGLLLLLACLCGTAWLCCSPNRKNLLWPSVPDPAHSSLSSWVPTITEEDAFQLPGLGTPPITKLTVLEEDEKKLVPWESHNSSETCGLPTLVQTYVLQGDPRAASTQPQSQSGTSDQVLYGQLLGSPTSPGPGHYLRCDSTQPLLAGLTPSPKSYENLWFQASPLRTLVTPAPSQEDDCVFGPLLDFPLLQGIRVHGMEGLGSF; encoded by the exons ATGGCAAGGCTGGGAACCTGCAGCCTGACTTGGGCTGCCCTGATCATCCTGCTGCTCCCCAGAA GTCTGGAGGAGTGTGGGCACATCAGTGTGTCAGCCCCCATCGTCCACCTGGGGGATCCCATCACAGCCTCCTGCATCATCAAGCAGAACTGCAGCCATCTGGACCCGGAGCCACAGATTCTGTGGAGACTGGGAGCAGAGCTTCAGCCCGGGGGCAGGCAGCAGCGTCTGTCTGATGGGACCCAGGAATCTACCATCACCCTGCCCCACTTCAACCACACTCAGGCCTTTCTTTCCTGCTGCCTTAACTGGGGCAACAGCCTGCAGATCCTGGACCGGGTTGAGCTGCGCGCAGGCT ACCCTCCAGCCGTACCCCACAACCTCTCCTGCCTCATGAACCTCACAACCAGCAGCCTCATCTGCCAGTGGGAGCCAGGACCTGAGACCCACCTACCCACCAGCTTCACTCTGAAGAGCTTCAA GAGCCGGGGCAACTGTCAGACCCAAGGGGACGCCATCCTGGACTGCGTGCCCAAGGACGGGCAGAGCCACTGCTCCATCCCACGCAGACACCTGCTGTTGTACCAGAATATGGGCATCTGGGTGCAGGCAGAGAACGCGCTGGGGACCAGCATGTCCCCACAACTGTGCCTTGATCCCATGGACGTTG TGAAACTGGAGCCCCCCGTGCTGCGGACCATGGACCCCAGCCCTGAAGCGGCCCCTCCAGAGGCAGGCTGCCTACAGTTGTGCTGGGAGCCATGGCAGCCAGGCCTGCACATAAATCAGAAGTGTGAGCTGCGCCACAAGCCGCAGCGTGGAGAAGCCAGCTGGGCACTG GTGGGCCCCCTGCCCTTGGAGGCCCTTCGGTATGAGCTCTGCGGGCTCCTCCCAGCCACGGCCTACACCCTGCAGATACGCTGCATCCGCTGGCCCCTGCCTGGCCACTGGAGCGACTGGAGCCCCAGCCTGGAGCTGAGAACTACCGAACGGG CCCCCATTGTCAGACTGGACGCATGGTGGCGGCAGAGGCAGCTGGACCCCAGGACAGTGCAGCTGTTCTGGAAG CCAGTGCCCCTGGAGGAAGACAGTGGACAGATCCAAGGTTATGTGGTTTATTGGAGACCCTCAGGCCAGGCTGGGGCCATCCTGCCCCTCTGCAACACCACAGAGCTCAGCTGCACCTTCCACCTACCTTCAGAAGCCCAGGAGGTGGCCCTTGTGGCCTATAACTCAGCCGGGACCTCTTGTCCCACCCCGGTGGTCTTCTCAGAAAGCAGAG GCCCGGCCCTGACCAGACTCCATGCCATGGCCCGAGACCCTCACAGCCTCTGGGTAGGCTGGGAGCCCCCCAGTCCATGGCCTCAGGGCTATGTGATTGAGTGGGGCCTGGGCCCCCCCAGTGTGAGCAATAGCAACAAGACCTGGAGGATGGAAGAGAATGGGAGCGCCACGGGGTTTCTGCTGAAGG AGAACATCAGGCCCTTTCAGCTCTATGAGATCACTGTGACTCCCTTGTACCAGGACACCATGGGACCCTCCCAGCATGTCTATGCCTACTCCCAAGAAATGG CCCCCTCCCATGCCCCAGAGCTGCATCTAAAGCACATTGGCAAGACTTGGGCACAGCTGGAGTGGGTGCCTGAGCCCCCTGAGCTGGGGAAGAGCCCCCTTACCCACTACACCATCTTCTGGACCAACGCTCAGAACCAGTCCTTCT CCGCCATCCTGAATGCCTCCTCCCGTGGCTTTGTCCTCCATGGCCTGGAGCCCACCAGTCTGTATCACATCCACCTCATGGCTGCCAGCCAGGCCGGAGCCACCAACAGTACAGTCCTCACCCTAATGACCTTGACCCCAG AGGGGTCAGAGCTACACATCCTCCTGGGCCTGTTCGGCCTCCTGCTCTTGCTCGCCTGCCTCTGTGGAACTGCCTGGCTCTGCTGCAGCCCCAA CAGGAAGAATCTCCTCTGGCCAAGTGTCCCAGacccagctcacagcagcctgagCTCCTGGGTGCCCACAATCACGGAGGAG GATGCCTTCCAGCTGCCCGGCCTCGGCACGCCACCCATCACCAAGCTCACAGTGCTGGAGGAGGACGAGAAGAAGCTGGTGCCCTGGGAGTCCCATAACAGCTCAGAGACCTGTGGCCTCCCCACTCTGGTCCAGACCTATGTGCTCCAGGGGGACCCAAGAGCAGCTTCTACCCAGCCCCAATCCCAGTCTGGCACCAGCGATCAGGTCCTTTACGGGCAGCTGCTGGGCAGCCCCACAAGCCCAGGGCCAGGGCACTATCTCCGCTGTGACTCCACTCAGCCCCTCTTGGCgggcctcacccccagccccaagTCCTATGAGAACCTCTGGTTCCAGGCCAGCCCCTTGAGGACCCTGGTAACCCCAGCCCCAAGCCAGGAGGACGACTGTGTCTTTGGGCCACTGCTCGACTTCCCCCTCCTGCAGGGGATCCGGGTCCATGGGATGGAGGGCCTGGGGAGCTTCTAG